A single Carettochelys insculpta isolate YL-2023 chromosome 2, ASM3395843v1, whole genome shotgun sequence DNA region contains:
- the LOC142008699 gene encoding LOW QUALITY PROTEIN: serine/threonine-protein kinase SBK2-like (The sequence of the model RefSeq protein was modified relative to this genomic sequence to represent the inferred CDS: inserted 2 bases in 1 codon), giving the protein MPDSPSSCAAQIELTPAAEAGXAGQPAAFNTVLLEKDSVMAQCPGAAALALLDEMLEITAQSLVRTEVAEHYQVVRELGRGKYGHVVLVTHRQRGTPMALKLLPKAHTKLQTFLYEYCVALSLAAHPAIIGMFGIAIESSQHYGFLYEPALHRDLISIIKPRDGIPEAAAKQCAKQLVSALEFIHSRGLVYRDVKPENVLLFDPECRRIKLTDFGLTRPKGTRLKLVAGVIPYTAPELSSTTNAQGLPIDASLDAWAFGVMLFCLLTGYFPWEQSLPADPFFEDFMLWQESGLDEDLPRHWRRLTTEATHMLRSLLALDPAQRSPVSRALKYVNCPWRVENCHGEEQAVVP; this is encoded by the exons ATGCctgacagcccctccagctgcgCAGCACAGATtgagctgaccccagcagcagaAGCGGG AGCAGGACAGCCTGCAGCATTCAATACTGTGCTGCTGGAGAAG GACTCAGTGATGGCCCAGTGCCCAGGAGCAGCTGCTTTGGCTCTGCTGGATGAGATGCTGGAGATCACAGCCCAGAGCCTCGTGCGCACGGAGGTGGCTGAGCACTACCAAGTCGTccgggagctgggcaggggcaagTATGGCCATGTGGTGCTGGTGACCCACAGGCAGAGAG GGACCCCCATGGCTCTTAAGCTGCTTCCCAAAGCTCACACCAAGCTGCAAACCTTCCTGTATGAGTACTGCGTGGCGCTCTCCCTCGCTGCCCACCCTGCCATCATCGGCATGTTTGGCAttgccattgagtccagccagcACTATGGCTTTCTCTATGAGCCAGCGCTGCACAGAGACCTCATCTCCATCATCAAGCCACGG GATGGGATCCCGGAGGCAGCTGCCAAGCAGTGTGCCAAGCAACTGGTGAGTGCCCTGGAGTTCATACACAGCCGGGGGCTGGTGTACCGAGATGTCAAGCCTGAGAACGTGCTGCTCTTTGACCCGGAGTGCCGGCGCATCAAGCTAACTGACTTCGGGCTCACCCGACCCAAGGGCACCCGGCTcaagctggtggctggggtgatcCCCTACACGGCTCCAGAGCTGAGCAGCACAACCAATGCCCAGGGCCTGCCCATTGATGCCAGCCTGGACGCCTGGGCCTTTGGCGTGATGCTCTTCTGCCTGCTGACCGGCTACTTCCCATGGGAGCAAAGCCTGCCAGCTGACCCCTTTTTTGAGGACTTCATGCTATGGCAGGAGTCGGGCCTGGATGAGGACCTACCACGACACTGGAGGCGCCTGACGACAGAGGCCACCCACATGCTGCGGAGTTTGTTGGCACTGGATCCTGCCCAGCGCAGCCCTGTCAGCCGGGCCCTGAAATATGTCAACTGCCCCTGGAGAGTGGAGAACTGCcatggggaggagcaggctgtggtGCCCTAG